GACGCAGCAGTGAGGAACGTGGCGATGACGTTCGAGACGAGGCCTGACTGGTGTAAAGAGCATCATATCGATAGAATGCTGAACATGGGCGGCACAAAGGTCGAGGTCGGAGTACAGTCGATCTATGATTTTATACTAAAAAGGATCGAAAGGGGACATACTGTGGCTGATACTGCCGAGGCGAACCGCGCCCTCAGGGACTCAGGATTTAAGGTCGGGTTCCATATGATGCCGGGACTGCCCGGTTCGAGCTTTGAAAGGGACCTTCATATGTTCAGGGACCTTTTTAAGGACGAGCGTTTTTGCCCGGACTATTTAAAGATATATCCCACTCTGGTCACGCAGGGGACGAGGCTATACGAAATGTGGGAGAGAGGGGAGTATAAGCCATATTCCAGCGAAGAGGCGGCCAGGCTGATAGCGGGTATAAAGGAATCGCTTCCTAAGTGGGTCAGGCTGCAGCGCATACAGCGCGATATACCTGTCAAGCATATAGTCGACGGCGTCGTGAAAAGTAACATAAGGCAGATATCAGAGGAAATCCTGAAAAGCGAAGGCAAAAAATGCAGGTGTATAAGATGCAGGGAGATAGGGCATAAATTGTTAAAAGGGTATAAAGCCGACCCTGGGTCCATCGTGATGGATATTGAAAGGTCCAGTGTCTGCGGCGGAACGGAGCATTTTATTTCCTTCGAGGACCGCAACATAGACGCTCTGATCGGCTTTTTAAGGCTCAGGTTCCCCTGTAAGCCGCATCGCCCCGAATTACAGAACGCCGCGATAGTCAGGGAACTCCATGTATATGGAAAAATGGTACCCATAGGAGAAAAAGGCGAATCATGGCAGCACAAGGGCTACGGGCTTGATCTTTTAAGAAAGGCCGAAGAGCTGTCCCGCGAGGCAGGATACGGAAAGATCGCGGTCATCAGCGGCGTCGGCGCAAGAAAGTATTACATGAAGCTTGGATATGGCTATGACGGGCCTTATATGTCCAGGCGTCTATAACATAATTCAATAAAAACTAATTAATTATATAATAAGTATTAAATATATTTAATTTAATTTTATTAATATGCGAATATTAGAGGATGCCAGAGGATACTATAACGGGATCGTTTCATCGACCACTCTTCTAAATTTCCGCGAAGCATTTGTCATAACAGTTTTGGGCGGCTTGCTCGCCGTATCCGTCTATGAGATGTATACGTTCAGGACCTCCCTGGACCCGGCTGAAGCTAACGCTCTTTTAAATACTCTACTGATATGCGATATCCTCATTTTCTGTTTATCTTTTATCGCAATAATACTATCATGGCGAATATCATCCGCTAAAGGGATAGGTGTCCAGGCCAGTATATTCGGCTCCTTGAAATTCATTTTATTCGTCATAGTGATGCTTTCTCCGATCATATTTATAGGATGCCAGCTTTCATTTAAACCTGGATTTTTTAGCGAAGGTATGGAAGTTGACATCGCTATTGCTTTATCTGCCATCGGGGTAATTTCGCTTATGCCTTTGACCATCCTCATCATAAAGGGCATGAGCTCGCTGCAGAACATCAAAGCATTTATCCGCGATATGAAAAGCGAGTATCTGGGTTCCGGAGAAGAATGCTCTCTTGAAGACCTTTCTATGTTAAAGCAAGTTTACAGGGGGACGATAGAGACCCGTCTCCTTTCGCAGCTTGCTCGCCTTTCCACTTCCGGGGATAGTATAACGCTTGAACTCGCTCTTGATGATCTAAAGGATACTTGCATTGACGCTAAGTCGGACGACCCACGGTCTATCGCTCTTGCATCGGGCATGGCCGGCTTACTTGCGGAAGCAGGCATAAACGCGGCAAAAGACGGTAACATTACAGTCGTCAGGATGGTCATAGACCGGTTATCAGAAATAACAAAACGATCCGGTAAGCCCGGAGTATCGTCGCTTGCGCTCCGGGGTATGGGTGCGATATACTTATCGTGCGAATCGAATATGGGCGAACAGGTCCCCAGGGTACAGATAAAGCTTGCCAGCACATACGCATCATTATATGACTCTACGGGAAAGCGCGAATGCCTTGAGCTTGCTATGAAAATGTCCGAGAAAGCTGTGGCGGCTTACGGGGAAAGCCAGCATTCTGACGAACTTATAGACGCGCTATTTGTTTCCGGCAGGATATACCGCATGGCTGCGGAACTTGAAAGCGATGAGTCCAGTGCCAGTATATCCATCGCCCGCCTTACCGAGGCGTTATCTTTGAAAAACGGTATCGCAAGCCCGTTAGACCAGGCTTTTATAAAGAATGAGCTCGGCAAAGCCTTTATTGCAATGGCCAAGATCCGAAACCCGATCAAAAGCTATAAAAGCGCCGTGTCGGCTTTTTCGGAAGCATCTGACCTGGTCACTCCCGGAATATCGAAATGGGACCATTCCCTGATACTGGCAAACTCGGGCTATGCTTATACTATGCTGGCCGATGAATACTTTAAGATACGGAAATTCGATGAGGCGATAAGCTCGGCCCGAAGCGCAATATCCTCCTATTCCCTTCCTGTACAGTTTTTTACTTTGAACCGGTCAGCAGAGGATCACGCAAGTATTATGTCCAATCTCGGCCTTGCACACACCGTCATAAGCGAGATATACTCGAAATCAAGGATGTTCGAAGAGGCGCTAAAACATGCGCATCAAGCCCTGGACTCCTATACTGACTCGATGTCCGCTTATTCAAAAATAAGCACTTCAAATGACCTCGCATCAATTAAGACCAGCATAGGCCTTACTTATATGACCATCGCCGATATATGTTTCAGAGAAAAGAGGTACCAGGAGGCGATCTCTGCATGCGATAATGCCATAGCCGCGTATAACGAGGCTGTGCGCATATATGATGAATCTGGAAGAGAAAAGCCTGCCAGCACGGTCAGGAAGTACCTTAAAGACGCTAATGACCTCTTCGGGACAATGATGAGGATAGGCAGCGGAGGCAAGAGCGGGAATATCATCGAGTGATACTTTTTATTATACGGGACGACAAAAAAGATAGCGCAAGTATACCACGAAGCGCACGAAGGCGATTAAGGTACACTAATTTTGTTAACCACGAAGCGCACGAAGGCGATTAAGGTACACAAAGGACTTTTTTAGAAGGTTAGCAAATATTTTAAAAAAGTTTAATGTTCCTTGTTTGCCTTTGTGCGCTTTGTGGTTAGCAGTTTAGTATTCCTTGCAGCCTTTGTGCCCCTTTGTGGTTACTAAGCGGTTGAATAATACTATGCTCCCGGATCATTCTCCCATGACCTGTACTACTAGCTGCCTGTTCCTGGGCCTGACGTCAAAATCCAGCAGAACGATCTGCTGCCACGTTCCCAGCATCAGGCGCTTATCCTGGAACGGCACAACGATGCCCGGCCCCATCAGCGAGGCGCGTACATGTGAATGTCCGTTCCCGTCACCCCATGTCATGTCATGGTCATAGCTTGCGTTCGACGGCGCGATCTTTTCGAGCGCGCGCGGGAAGTCTTTAATTAGCCCGGGCTCATATTCTATCGTAGTTACCGAAGCCGTGCTTCCCGGAACGAATACGGTGACTATGCCATTGGATACATTTGCGGAAGAGACGATGCCCTGGACGTGGGATGTAATGTCTATCATCTGGCTTTTTCCCTGCGTCTCAAGGGAGAATTTTTGCGTGATGACGGCCATGATAATAACACCTTGACTGGATCATATACAATAATAATCCATTATTAAAGATATTATAAAAATGCTTTTGCGACACTTGTTTTATAAGAAATAAAAAAATAAGAGCAAAATCTTAATGGAGGAAAAAGTCTTTTATTTCGGGCAACTGCTTTAGGTTTCAAACATCACCTCCGTGGAAAAGCATATTCCTCTTAATTATGGGGGTCTTATAGCTTAACAATTATATTATCGATATAATATAATTTAACTATTATACATTCATATTGCGTAAATCAATAAGCACTTTCGTTAAGATAGCGACCAATTATTATCTAATATATAATGCCTGAATGATTTGACATACCTGATGCCATTTTTTATGACGCTGATCATATCAGGGATAGATATCTAAGGCACCTCGCATAAGGTATTTAGCTTAACCGCGTTACTTTACTACAGGATGAGCGGGAGGAGACCTTTCGAGAACGCCCTCGACCATATTTTCTGGTGCGACGGGTGTAATGTGCCATTAATATCAGAAAACTGTGATACGTGCAAAGGTACTGGCAGGAAGGTACTTTTGTCCCCTCCCGGGGATGTACGCTTCTGTTCCCCTTACGAAAGAGAACTTATCAGGGATCTTTTTACAGGCACATATGGGTGCGATCCTGTAAAGGGCCGATTAATACTTTTAAATAAGATCCCCGGGGACGATAAGACTGACGAAGTGATAATTGACGGCCATACCATTGCTGTCGTTTCATATGACCTGAAGGACTCATGTTATAAGCTTGACCTCAGGCTTGAGGGAGCAAAGATCCTGATGCCATTGACGAACGCAAAGACTGTGGTCTTAGACGTTCCGAGAGGAAAGCACCTGAATGGCAAAGGCGTTAGCGGAAGGTCTGTCGTGTCGGCCTCGCCCGATATTAAAAAGGATGATATTATACTGCTCCGTGTCAGCGACACATTTAACGGCTACGGCGTGGCAAGGACAGACAGCGATGGCCTGAAGGACCCTTCCGAAAACACTATAAAGATCAGGAAGATCAGCAGCAACAATGTCATATTGAACGATAAGGCTAGTGATATACAGGATGCGGTCAACGCTAACCGGTCAAGGATAAGGGCGATGGAAAAGGACGCTGTCAATATCCTGAAGGGAATAACCTGCCAGGGAAAGAACCGCGAGCTTCCCGTCACCGTATCGTTCAGCGGAGGTAAAGATAGCCTGGTCGTCTTGAACCTTACCCGAAAAGCCGTTAAGAACTACGAGACATTTTTCATAGACACAGGCCTGGAATTTCCGGAAACCGTAAAATTCGTCGAGGATTTTGCAGCCTCAAACGGAATAAACATCCAGATAGAAAAGGCCGGCAATGCTTTCCAGGAAAATTTCCCGGCATTCGGTCCTCCTGCAAAGGACTTCAGATGGTGCTGTAAGGTCTGTAAGCTCGGCCCGATAACCAGGATATTGTCCGAACGTAAAAAGGGCTGTATAACCATCGACGGTAAACGCCGCTACGAATCCTTCCAGCGCGGCAACATAGGCACAATAGAGCGAAATCCATTCGTGCCGGGCCAGATGGGCATCTTCCCGATAAAGGACTGGAGGGCTATCGAGGTATGGCTGTACATACATCTTGAAAAGCTGCCATATAACGAACTTTACGATATGGGCTTTGAAAGGATAGGCTGCTGGCTATGTCCTGCGGCGCTTCAGGCAGAATATGTGAGAATGAAAGAGATACACCCGGATAAATTCGAGGAATGGCAGGATAAGCTTTACGAATGGGCGGGTAGGTCGGGGCTTTCCAGAGAATATGTGGACCTGGGGTTCTGGAGATGGAAATCCCATCCGAATAAGATGCTGAACATCGCAAAGGAAAAGGGCATAAGCTTAAAGGCTGAGGCTACCGGGGACAGCATGTCATTGAAGATCATACGGGGCATAAGTCCGTGCGTCAGCGGAGGCTTTAGCATCGAAGGCGTGCTCCGCCTGCCAGAACGCGCCCCTGTCGAGCATGTTTTAGAGATGCTAAAAACCATCGGCTCGCCCGTATACTCTGAAGACCTGGACGTGACTCTGGTCAAGGCAGCCCGGGGCACAAGCAAATTATTCGCAGCCGGCCAGGTTTATGCATCCTCGGACGATAAGATGTATGCCCAGAGGCTTTTTGAGGACACTGTCAAACAGGTATTGCGCGCAGCCATGTGCACAAGGTGCGGTATCTGTGTAAAAGCATGCCCCAGAAGGGCCGTCAAGCTGGATAAACACGTTAAGGTAGACTCAAACCGCTGTGACCAGTGCGGCCGCTGCACAGATGCATGCGTTGTCGCAAGGTACTATAATAAATTAACTTCCGAAATTAAAAATACTCCAAATAAACAGTTTATTTATGGTAAAAAGTCAAAATAAATTTATAATTTATTAACTATACACTTAATACCACAGATTATTGCATTCGAAAGATTTAAAAACGGTATGGATATAATAAGGACTAACACATTAAAGAATAACGGGAAAGATTATCTTTAATGAGTCCGTGATGATTTATATCGCATAAAACCGTAAGTATTAAGGCGGACGAAAAAATAAAATCAGTAAAAATGTTCAGTAGGACTTTGAGGCTACCTTAAAGCCTATGAAACACATAATGACCGTAAAGGCCAATAATATCGCTACATATGCTATGTTCGCCGATTCTCCAAAGATGTCCTTTGCAAGGGCCATGGATGCGATGAATATCAACAGGACCAAGAACGATAAGCCGACCTCGATAAACTTAATGTTAGCATTGCTCAAATTATACACCATATCCTACTGGTGATTAATAAGACATATGCTTTACGATTAGCAAATGGGAGAAACAAAAAAATGAGACAGGCATTAGTACCAAAGAAAGTGTTTTTCACTTGCGGATCCGGGACTCATAAGGAAATGCTCGAATCGTTCGAAATGGCGTTGAGAGACGCAGGGATCGAAAAATTTAACCTGGTGACCGTAAGTTCGATACTTCCTCCAAAATGTGAAATACTGGAGCGGGAGGAAGGATTAAAGGAGCTTACGCCTGGTGAGATCGTATTTACAGTAATGTCACGAAATTGCTCAAACGAGCCAAGCAGACGGATATCCGCTTCTATCGGCTGTGCCATCCCAAAGGACCAGCAAAAGAACTTTGGTTATCTGTCGGAGCATCATTCTTATGGCGAAACTGAAAAATATGCCGGAATGTATGCTGAAAAACTTGCGGAAAACATGCTTTTCACATGGACCAAGGAAAAACCAGAGAAAACTATGAATATATCAAAGACAGCAGAAGTTGATGATGAAGGTAACTGGACGACAGTTATTTCTGCTGCAGTGTTTATACTATAAATGGTGATACAAAATATGCGTTGCCCAGGATGCGGTGAAGAGACATTCGAAGAGGAACTGATAATGGGCAAGTGTCCGCTATGTGGCACGAAAATAAAGGACGCGCCCGAGAGCGTTACCAGCTCTGCGTCCGAGCCCTTCATACGCTGTACTTCCGAGTATGAGGAGTTACCGTTCGACATGATGGGCGCATCTGTCCGGGACATGATAACGGATATATTTGGAGATATTTTCAGCGGGGTGGAGAGAACTCTTCTCATAAGCTATATGGCCTATGATATATCCCAGAATACCGGACTTGAGTTAAAACAGGCGCGTAATGTTGCGCGTCAGGTGGTCGACCAGGAAGAGGCCACGTTCGAATTTGATATCACCCCTGCATGGTATGACGAGTTCAAGATAAAGAAATGCGCCCGCTGCGGTAGACTGCACTTAATGGTCGGAAAGAAACTATTGAAGGGCAGGATCGAGGAAGGGATCGGCGAATATGATGTAGATTACGTCTGCCGCCGATGCATTTAATTTTTTTCTTATTTTCATAAATTTTATTAAAACAATCTATAATTCCAGTTGCTCTTTTAATATGGTCATTATAATTCATGACCGGGGCCCTGTCCTTAAACCTATCTTTAAATATTTTTATCCAAGGCCATTTGGATCTTTCTATCCTTCGATAATGTCAGAGCTGCCAGATATATGATGGCGACTATCATCAATGAGCTAATATATTGTTCAAGTATCAGTGTCGATATCGATGCGACCAAACCCATCGATATTAATGATATAAATGCTAATATGGTCGTTTTTTTATCCGTCATCATATCTTTGGCAGCTATAATGATCACAATGAAAAGCATGGTCAGTATCGTTATGATCATTCCGTATTCGTCTATCATGGACATTATCATGGACATTATTATTCCTGTACCTAAAAGAAGATAGGTCAGTCCGAATTTATGGTATATATACCGGTCATCCGATCCGGCTATCGGCTCGTCGCCATCTCTGGATCCATTCTTGAATAACGCTTTACGCATCCGTGTTTCTTTCCCGTGTATGCCCAGGGAATATATCAAATGATTCACCATCAGCCCCATCACTATACCCAGTAACGCTCCCGCGATCACGTCTGACGGGTAATGGACTCCGAGATGTATCCTGCTAATGCCTACAATGGAGGCCAGGCCATAACCGATCAACCGATACCTTGTTTCCAGGAACGATCCTATAATGACGGCTATTAAAAACGATGCCTGAGAATGGCCGCTGGGGAAGGAATAGCCTGAGGAGAACAGAAACAGGGAATTATAGCTTCCTTCCGGCCGGGGCCGTTCTATAGCCTCTTTAATATCGTCGACAACGACAATGCTGAATATCAAAGATATGGCCAGGATCGCTGCTATCTTCTTTTTATCGCCGAATATCAGGTAGACCGCTGTAATGAATAACCATACATAAGGGTTACCAAGCTGGGTGAGAATTAAAAAGAATGACCTTGAGTCGGTTGTAGCAATATCAGTTATTGCTGTAAACAAATACTGGTCATAAGAGCTTAGCCCCTGCATATTAAGAATCGACTCTCCGTTTCCAAGTTTTTAACACAATAATGATAAATATATCCGATATATTATCCAGTACGCTGACCATACTTAATTCTGTTATTATTAACTAAAGGTAATGAAATTATATGATAAAAGATTAGTGTTATATAGAAAGTTTTATATGTCGGAAGATAATATCCTACTTCCGGTAGTAATTACACCAGGACCTACCAGGTGATGAAATAATTAAATGGCACCCCCGTGCGAAGTGCGAAAGATGGTTTCACCAAACACATCCTTTTTAGCGCGGGGGCGTCACACCACTTATTTTTAATAAGCCTGAAACATTACTCAATTTTACTTAATATCTCTTTTGGCCGCCTGAATATTATGACTGATTCCATCTCAGAGAGCATCTTAGTATTTCTTGAGTCCACTTTCCTTATCTTTAAGGGGACCGCTTCCCCGCCTGATATCGCTCCGTTCCTGCATAGTTCGACGCAAGATCCGCATCCCTTACATCTCAGAAGGTCTATCTGGTCGGTTATTGCTTCATTCGGGCAGGAATCCCCTGGCGGGCAGTCCTCACAGGACAGGCATTTTGACCTGTCTATCGTATACGGCATCTCGGAAGTGACATCGCTGTCCCAGTCTACCGGCACGACATATGTCGGGACGCCGCTTTTCATTGCCTGGGCGGCACAGTTCGTGACCAGCGTATCTGCTATCCCGAATACTATCTTTGCCACAGTATTAGAAGTGGCCGGAGTCAGTATAAAAAGGTCATATCGTCCGACGTTGAACCTTCCTATCTTCGGGAAGCTTGAGCCCTGGTTGGAGTCCAGGTATATCTCGTTCAGGTAGCTGCCGTCGGATATCTCGTTCAGTGAATCGAACAGCCCGTACATCTTCGATACTTCTTCACCTGCTCTCGACAGGAACGTCGTAATGGAGTGGCCTCTGTCCTTTAGCTCTTTCATTACGCCATATGATTCCCTGAGGTAATGTCCTGCTCCGGTTATCCCCCATGCTATGCGAAGATATCTGTCATTCGGGCTCATGCTCAACACAAAATGATTTTATTGTATTTGCATCTTGTAGTTTATATCTTTATTGATAAGGCTGCATCTCCCGCTTAAATTTCAGAATCATTAAATATGGATAAAAATATAATTAATATTTTGCAATGAAAATATTCGACACCGTCAACGTGAAAATAATCAGGAAGGAGAATTCAGTCGTAATATGTTTACCCTTAGAGTACGCCTCTCTTGAAAACTTTGACGCGGTACTGTCCGCGGGCGTTGACGGTGATGACTTTGTTTTTATGGTCAAGCCCGACATTAAGCCCGTCGTTAAGGATACGATCAATTCGCTCTGGAGCGACA
This genomic window from Methanooceanicella nereidis contains:
- a CDS encoding phosphoadenosine phosphosulfate reductase domain-containing protein yields the protein MSGRRPFENALDHIFWCDGCNVPLISENCDTCKGTGRKVLLSPPGDVRFCSPYERELIRDLFTGTYGCDPVKGRLILLNKIPGDDKTDEVIIDGHTIAVVSYDLKDSCYKLDLRLEGAKILMPLTNAKTVVLDVPRGKHLNGKGVSGRSVVSASPDIKKDDIILLRVSDTFNGYGVARTDSDGLKDPSENTIKIRKISSNNVILNDKASDIQDAVNANRSRIRAMEKDAVNILKGITCQGKNRELPVTVSFSGGKDSLVVLNLTRKAVKNYETFFIDTGLEFPETVKFVEDFAASNGINIQIEKAGNAFQENFPAFGPPAKDFRWCCKVCKLGPITRILSERKKGCITIDGKRRYESFQRGNIGTIERNPFVPGQMGIFPIKDWRAIEVWLYIHLEKLPYNELYDMGFERIGCWLCPAALQAEYVRMKEIHPDKFEEWQDKLYEWAGRSGLSREYVDLGFWRWKSHPNKMLNIAKEKGISLKAEATGDSMSLKIIRGISPCVSGGFSIEGVLRLPERAPVEHVLEMLKTIGSPVYSEDLDVTLVKAARGTSKLFAAGQVYASSDDKMYAQRLFEDTVKQVLRAAMCTRCGICVKACPRRAVKLDKHVKVDSNRCDQCGRCTDACVVARYYNKLTSEIKNTPNKQFIYGKKSK
- a CDS encoding tRNA uridine(34) 5-carboxymethylaminomethyl modification radical SAM/GNAT enzyme Elp3, giving the protein MNEMQIACRELVELIISGDVTTQDGLNSAKKQVSIAYHLPKLPRNSDILAAATDIERETIISLLQKRPVRTISGVAVVAVMTSPYKCPHGKCIPCPGGVDSVFNSPQSYTGAEPAALRAIQENYDPYRQVTARLTQLKQIGHELDKVELIIMGGTMTARSIDYQEWFVRRCFEAMNDFGLPGPVEHTGFIEDAQKINEDAAVRNVAMTFETRPDWCKEHHIDRMLNMGGTKVEVGVQSIYDFILKRIERGHTVADTAEANRALRDSGFKVGFHMMPGLPGSSFERDLHMFRDLFKDERFCPDYLKIYPTLVTQGTRLYEMWERGEYKPYSSEEAARLIAGIKESLPKWVRLQRIQRDIPVKHIVDGVVKSNIRQISEEILKSEGKKCRCIRCREIGHKLLKGYKADPGSIVMDIERSSVCGGTEHFISFEDRNIDALIGFLRLRFPCKPHRPELQNAAIVRELHVYGKMVPIGEKGESWQHKGYGLDLLRKAEELSREAGYGKIAVISGVGARKYYMKLGYGYDGPYMSRRL
- a CDS encoding dihydromethanopterin reductase (acceptor) encodes the protein MSPNDRYLRIAWGITGAGHYLRESYGVMKELKDRGHSITTFLSRAGEEVSKMYGLFDSLNEISDGSYLNEIYLDSNQGSSFPKIGRFNVGRYDLFILTPATSNTVAKIVFGIADTLVTNCAAQAMKSGVPTYVVPVDWDSDVTSEMPYTIDRSKCLSCEDCPPGDSCPNEAITDQIDLLRCKGCGSCVELCRNGAISGGEAVPLKIRKVDSRNTKMLSEMESVIIFRRPKEILSKIE
- a CDS encoding phosphatase PAP2 family protein — its product is MQGLSSYDQYLFTAITDIATTDSRSFFLILTQLGNPYVWLFITAVYLIFGDKKKIAAILAISLIFSIVVVDDIKEAIERPRPEGSYNSLFLFSSGYSFPSGHSQASFLIAVIIGSFLETRYRLIGYGLASIVGISRIHLGVHYPSDVIAGALLGIVMGLMVNHLIYSLGIHGKETRMRKALFKNGSRDGDEPIAGSDDRYIYHKFGLTYLLLGTGIIMSMIMSMIDEYGMIITILTMLFIVIIIAAKDMMTDKKTTILAFISLISMGLVASISTLILEQYISSLMIVAIIYLAALTLSKDRKIQMALDKNI
- a CDS encoding tetratricopeptide repeat protein, with the protein product MRILEDARGYYNGIVSSTTLLNFREAFVITVLGGLLAVSVYEMYTFRTSLDPAEANALLNTLLICDILIFCLSFIAIILSWRISSAKGIGVQASIFGSLKFILFVIVMLSPIIFIGCQLSFKPGFFSEGMEVDIAIALSAIGVISLMPLTILIIKGMSSLQNIKAFIRDMKSEYLGSGEECSLEDLSMLKQVYRGTIETRLLSQLARLSTSGDSITLELALDDLKDTCIDAKSDDPRSIALASGMAGLLAEAGINAAKDGNITVVRMVIDRLSEITKRSGKPGVSSLALRGMGAIYLSCESNMGEQVPRVQIKLASTYASLYDSTGKRECLELAMKMSEKAVAAYGESQHSDELIDALFVSGRIYRMAAELESDESSASISIARLTEALSLKNGIASPLDQAFIKNELGKAFIAMAKIRNPIKSYKSAVSAFSEASDLVTPGISKWDHSLILANSGYAYTMLADEYFKIRKFDEAISSARSAISSYSLPVQFFTLNRSAEDHASIMSNLGLAHTVISEIYSKSRMFEEALKHAHQALDSYTDSMSAYSKISTSNDLASIKTSIGLTYMTIADICFREKRYQEAISACDNAIAAYNEAVRIYDESGREKPASTVRKYLKDANDLFGTMMRIGSGGKSGNIIE
- a CDS encoding pyruvoyl-dependent arginine decarboxylase, yielding MRQALVPKKVFFTCGSGTHKEMLESFEMALRDAGIEKFNLVTVSSILPPKCEILEREEGLKELTPGEIVFTVMSRNCSNEPSRRISASIGCAIPKDQQKNFGYLSEHHSYGETEKYAGMYAEKLAENMLFTWTKEKPEKTMNISKTAEVDDEGNWTTVISAAVFIL
- a CDS encoding secondary thiamine-phosphate synthase enzyme YjbQ, yielding MAVITQKFSLETQGKSQMIDITSHVQGIVSSANVSNGIVTVFVPGSTASVTTIEYEPGLIKDFPRALEKIAPSNASYDHDMTWGDGNGHSHVRASLMGPGIVVPFQDKRLMLGTWQQIVLLDFDVRPRNRQLVVQVMGE